GCGCCATCGGCATGGCCCGGGCCCGCCACGTGCGCAACTGAAAACGCCGGAAGCCCGCTCGCGGGCGGGCGTCTCACCGTTCACCCCAGCCCTCCCCAAGGCCATGATCGAGAAGTGCGCCAATCCGGATTGCGCCCAGCCCTTCCGCTACCTGCGCGAGGGGCGGCTGTACCAGGTGGATCGCGATGCCGCCGGACACCTGGTGCGAGGACCGTTCCAGATCTCGGAGAGCGGCCTGCCGCACCGCCTGGAGCATTTTTGGCTGTGCGGCAACTGCGCCCAGCGCCTGACCCTGGCCATCGATCCGCAGCGCGGCGTCGTTCCCGTGCCGCTGCCGCACCCCCACCGGCGCAAGGCGGCATGAGGAGAAGCGGCGGGGGGTTGGGGCTGTGTGACACTCATCACACCCTCCCGTGACATCAGTCATAGCGTCGGGTCCGCACCCGGCGCACTCTGGGGCCAGTGGGGGCCATGTGGACCGGCGCATTTTAGGACGGCGTGGCGGAAGGAGACACCCATGGCGAAAGATGACCGCGACATCCTCGAACTGCTCAAGTTCGAGCTCAGCTACCTGGAGCAGGGCGGCTACGGGCGCTCCGTGCGCACCCCCTGGAAGCCCACCTCGGCTTTCCAGGACTCGATCAGCTGCATCAATTTCGGCGATCCGGACCGCCCTCGGCCGTGCTCCGAGTGCCTGCTGATGGACTTCGTTCCGCCCGCCGGGCAGGGCGAAGAAGTGCCCTGCCATCACATCCCGCTCAACGAAAAGGGCGAGACCGTGGATGCCATCGAGCGCTACGACAACCAGCAGGAAGTCGAGGAGAAGCTCAAGAAGTGGCTGCGGGACACCATCGCCCGCCTCGAGGCCGAGCGCGCCCGGGGCAAGCAGCAGCGGGCCTGATCGGGCCATCCATGCCCAACCCCTTCTGATCGCCCTGCCTTCCGGCAACCGCCGGGACTGTTTCGTTCTCCGCCCGCACGTACCCGCTCTTGTGATTGTTATCACACTAGAGGGTGAACACAATCACAGCCCGAAGTGTGGAGATGTTCAACAATGGGGTCGGTTCCGGACTCCTGCCAGGCAACGAATCACCCTGGCCGGTCCCGGGTTGGGGAACCTTCCTCGGGCTCACCCGGACGATTACAGAGCGGCGAAATTCCAAGGAGGAATTGTGAACAAGAGACTCATCACTGTGGGGCTGCTGGCTGCACTCGTGGCCATGCCGATGGCCTCCTGGGCCGAAGGCGGCGCGGACACCTTCAAGGCGAAATGCGTGATGTGCCACGGCGCCGATGGCAAGGGCAAGATGGCCGGCACCAAGGACCTGGGCTCGGCGGAGGTGCAGAAGCAGAGCGACGCCGACCTGACCGCTGTCATCACCAAGGGCAAGGCCCCGAAGATGCCGGCTTTCGACGGCAAGCTCACGGCCGACCAGATCAAGGCAGTGGTGGCCTACATCCGGACGCTCAAGAAATAAATGGCTCGACGGCGGCGGTCCTCGTGGCCGCCGCAACCCTTACACCAGGATGGAGCTCGACTCCGTCGTGAACACGGTGGAGGTCCGGGAACCTGTGGGGAGGTAGCCAGGGATCTCCGGAGTTGGAACACACAATGCCGGCGAAGCGTGGATTTGGAATTCGCCGCTACGGGCCCAGGGTTGAGATCGGCCTTATACCTTTCTTTCATGTCTTAGCAGTTCTGGGCTGGGCCGCGATACCGGATCGTAAGGACACTCGCCCGCGCTTGTCGGCGCGACAGGCGGGGCTGTTGGTGTTGCTCGTTCTGTTGTTCCTGCCTGCGCCGCTGGCGCGGGCCGAAGACCAGAACCAGACCTGCCTGGCCTGTCACAGCGACAAGACCCTGAGCACCACGCGCACCGGACGCACGGTTTCCCTGTTCGTCGAAGGCAAGAGATTCGCCGGCTCCGTCCACGGCTCGCTCTCCTGCACCTCGTGCCACGCCGACCTGGAAGGCAAGGAACTGCCGCACTCCACCCCGCTGGCCAAGGTCAACTGCGGCACGTGTCACAGCGCGGAGTACGAACAGCATTCGAAATCGCTGCACGGGCGGGCGGTCGCGCGCGGCGATGCGCTGGCGCCGCGCTGCGTCACCTGCCATGGCAACCACGACATCGTTGCGGTGAAGGACCCGCGCTCGGCAGTGGCTCCGCTGAAGATCCCCCAGGTGTGCGGCAAGTGTCACCGCGAAGGAACGACCGTTCAGCAGACCCGCAACATCCCCGAGCACAACATCCTGGAGAATTACTCCGAGAGCATCCACGGCGAAGGGTTGCTGAGGAAAGGCCTGATTGTCGCGGCCAACTGCGCCTCCTGCCACACGCCGCACAACATCCTCCCCCATACCGATCCCAAGTCGTCGATCGCGCGCAAGAACATCGCGGCCACCTGTACCAAGTGTCACGCGCTGATCGAGCAGGTGCACCGCAAATCCATCAAGGGCGAGTTGTGGGAGAAGGAAGCGAACGTCCTGCCCGCCTGCGTGGATTGCCACCAGCCGCACAAGGCGAGGAAGGTCTTCTACAACCAAGGCATGGCCGACGCCGATTGCCTGCGCTGCCATGCCGACGAGCGGGTGAAGGGGCACGACGGCAAGTCGCTGTTCGTGCGCACTGCGGAGCTTTCGACGTCGCGGCACGCCAAGGTCGCGTGCAGCCAGTGCCACTCCGAAGTGAATGCCTCGCGCGTCCGGCCCTGCGAAACCGTCACCAAGAAGGTGGACTGCGCGTCGTGTCACGCGGAGATCGGGCAGCAGTACACGAAGAGCAAGCACGGCCAGCTTCTCGCCGTTAAGGACAACAACGCGCCGTACTGCTCGGAGTGCCACGGGACGCACCACGTCCTGGGCAAGAAGGACCCGGCTTCCAATACCTTCCCCCCCAATGTGCCGAACCTGTGCGCACGCTGCCACCGCGAAGGCAAGAAGGCTGCTCTGCGTTACACCGGAACGCAGCACGAGATCATCCCCAGCTACCAGGAGAGCATCCACGGCAAGGGCCTGCTGAAGAGCGGGCTGACGGTCACCGCGACCTGCACCAGCTGCCACACGGCGCATGGCGAGCTGCCCAAGAGCGATCCCGATTCGACGGTCAATCCCAAGAACCTGCCCTCGACCTGCGGCCAGTGCCATCACGGGATCCAGGGGCAGTTCGTGCAGAGCGTCCAC
The window above is part of the Terriglobia bacterium genome. Proteins encoded here:
- a CDS encoding c-type cytochrome: MPMASWAEGGADTFKAKCVMCHGADGKGKMAGTKDLGSAEVQKQSDADLTAVITKGKAPKMPAFDGKLTADQIKAVVAYIRTLKK